Sequence from the Sphingomonas suaedae genome:
TTTCGCATTGAAAACAGGAACGAAGATTCATGGCGAACACGCCGCAAGCCAAGAAGCGCATCCGCCGCAACGACCGCCGCGCCGAAATCAACGGTGCGCGCGTCAGCCGCATCCGTACCTTCGTGAAGCGCGTCGAGAGCGCGCTCGAATCGGGCGACAAGTCGGCGGCCGAAACGGCGCTGAAGGCGATGCAGCCGGAATTGGCACGCGGCGTGGCCAAGGGCGTTCTGCACAAGAACACCGCGTCGCGGAAGTTCTCGCGGCTTACCAAGCGCGTCCTCGCGCTCGGCTGATCGACGAAATCCACCGTTTGGACGACCCCGCCGGGCGATTCCGGCGGGGTTTTTCTTTGCGTCCAAGCACTTGGACAATGCCGAATCGGCAAAGCGGCAGAATTACACGA
This genomic interval carries:
- the rpsT gene encoding 30S ribosomal protein S20, producing MANTPQAKKRIRRNDRRAEINGARVSRIRTFVKRVESALESGDKSAAETALKAMQPELARGVAKGVLHKNTASRKFSRLTKRVLALG